GCAGGGTGGGTAGGGCGCGCCCTTGCTGGTGTCGCCCTCCATGTACTGCCATTTGACCAGACGGGGCAGGGCATTCATATCTGAGAGCTGGAACTTGTCACTCTGAGGCATGGCGCCTGGCACGCCAGGCATGCGGTTGAGGGTGGCCCAAACATGCTCATCAGGGCTGTAGGTGTCCTTGGCCCACTCGAGGAACTTCTGTGCCGTGGGGTTCTCAAAGATGTGCTGCACGAAGGCCCGTGTGACTAGAATGTACGCGTTGCCTGTGAATATGGGATAGTTGTGGGGTGGTGGCTCTTTCTTTGTGGCTGTCCGGGAGATGGACTTTGCCACTTCATGGTGGTACTGCCAACGCTCCCGCTTGATGGCCGAGGGCCTCTCAGACTCCATGCTATTCCGCCCCTGTAGGACCTTCAGGGCACGGACGATCTCGGCGTTGGTCTTGATGGGAAAATCGGTGCCACAGGTGTTGAGGAGATAGCGCCATGGCACGGGGCTCTGTAACAGGTCCTGCATGCAGTTGAGGTCGGCTTGCAACCGGGACCAGGAGGCATAGACCACATTTTCCAAGCGGCTAGCCACAAAGACATTGGGGAAGCAATCTGCTATGGCCCGTACAGCCTCCTGGAAGACAGCTGGGGACTTGCGGTCAATGTGGATGCAGTAGACATTCTGCGGAGCATAGACGGACCGCAGAAGCCGCTCAAACATCTCGATTTTGTTGTGGATGACCATGGAGTAGGCGATGGGGAACTCTGCCTCCTCTTGACTCAGGGGGAATTCGATGAACCGTCGGGTCTCCTTGAAGCTGCTGCAATCCCTCGTCATGTTCAGGTAGTTGCCGGGCGTCAGGGAAGCCCTTTTGTTGGCAAGCTCCATGTTGCTGAGCCGGGCCTGCTGGATGGCTCTTTCGTCCCCGTGGACGACCCCCGAGCAGTTGATCCTTCTGTCGGGGGTGAGCTCCAGCGCCCGGCGGCAGCGAGGGTGGTTGGCGGGGCAGGGGCGGCTGACACTGCGCAGCGCCACGGCGgcggccagcagcagggagccgAGCAGCACCGCGCCACGCCGCCGCGCCGCCGGGGGACTCCTGTCGCACAGCCGCATGCTCCCGCCACGTGCGGGCCGCCCGCCCGCCGCGCGGGCCGAAGGGCTGCCCGAGCCTCCTGTGCCGCCCTTCGCCGCCCAGCCGTGGGGCCTGCCGCCGCCCGGGCTGTGTGCAGGGCGCCCGAGTCGCGCCGAGCGTAACCTGACAGCCTGGGAGCCTCCTTCCTGGGTAGTGGTGAAATCGTGGCTGGACGATCTCGGCGGAACCGCAGGTGAATTATAGGTGAATAAAAGGAAGTCTCCTCCCTCCCCGTGGCGTAACAGCCTTGGGTTTTATCAGCAGTAGAGGTGGTTGTATATCTTGTGTGTCTGTTTAAAAGAGGA
The DNA window shown above is from Indicator indicator isolate 239-I01 chromosome 16, UM_Iind_1.1, whole genome shotgun sequence and carries:
- the GCNT3 gene encoding beta-1,3-galactosyl-O-glycosyl-glycoprotein beta-1,6-N-acetylglucosaminyltransferase 3, translating into MRLCDRSPPAARRRGAVLLGSLLLAAAVALRSVSRPCPANHPRCRRALELTPDRRINCSGVVHGDERAIQQARLSNMELANKRASLTPGNYLNMTRDCSSFKETRRFIEFPLSQEEAEFPIAYSMVIHNKIEMFERLLRSVYAPQNVYCIHIDRKSPAVFQEAVRAIADCFPNVFVASRLENVVYASWSRLQADLNCMQDLLQSPVPWRYLLNTCGTDFPIKTNAEIVRALKVLQGRNSMESERPSAIKRERWQYHHEVAKSISRTATKKEPPPHNYPIFTGNAYILVTRAFVQHIFENPTAQKFLEWAKDTYSPDEHVWATLNRMPGVPGAMPQSDKFQLSDMNALPRLVKWQYMEGDTSKGAPYPPCTGQHQRAVCIYGAGDVSWMLQQHHLLANKFDPQVDDAAIQCLEEHLRHRALYGRGL